From a single Cupriavidus taiwanensis LMG 19424 genomic region:
- the hemB gene encoding porphobilinogen synthase encodes MSTFPEFRPRRMRRDDFSRRMMREHRLSPDNLIYPVFILDGQNQRQAVASMPGVERVSVDLLMPVAEDCVKLGIPVLALFPVIDPSLKTPDGIEATNPDGLVPRAVRALKDRFPELGVLCDVALDPYTSHGQDGVLDDNGYVINDATVEILVRQALAQAEAGVDIVAPSDMMDGRIGAVRTALEDNGHIHTRIMAYSAKYASAFYGPFRDAVGSAANLGKGNKMTYQMDPANTDEALREVAQDILEGADMVMVKPGMPYLDIVRRVKDEFRFPTYVYQVSGEYAMLKAAAQNGWLDHDKVMMESLLAFRRAGADGILTYFARDAARLLQA; translated from the coding sequence ATGTCCACCTTCCCCGAGTTCCGCCCGCGCCGCATGCGCCGCGATGATTTCTCCCGCCGCATGATGCGCGAGCATCGCCTGTCCCCGGACAACCTGATCTACCCGGTCTTCATCCTCGACGGCCAGAACCAGCGCCAGGCCGTGGCGTCGATGCCCGGCGTTGAGCGCGTATCGGTCGACCTGCTGATGCCGGTGGCCGAAGACTGCGTCAAGCTCGGCATCCCGGTGCTGGCGCTGTTCCCGGTGATCGACCCGTCGCTGAAGACGCCCGACGGCATCGAGGCCACCAACCCGGACGGACTGGTGCCGCGCGCCGTGCGCGCGCTCAAGGACCGCTTCCCCGAACTGGGCGTGCTGTGCGACGTGGCCCTCGACCCGTACACCAGCCATGGCCAGGATGGCGTGCTCGACGACAACGGCTACGTGATCAACGATGCGACGGTGGAGATCCTGGTGCGCCAGGCGCTGGCGCAGGCCGAGGCCGGGGTCGACATCGTTGCCCCGTCCGACATGATGGACGGCCGCATCGGCGCGGTGCGCACCGCGCTGGAAGACAACGGCCATATCCATACCCGCATCATGGCGTACTCGGCCAAGTACGCGTCGGCGTTCTACGGCCCGTTCCGCGACGCGGTGGGCTCGGCCGCCAACCTGGGCAAGGGCAACAAGATGACCTACCAGATGGACCCGGCCAATACCGACGAGGCGCTGCGCGAAGTGGCGCAGGACATCCTGGAAGGCGCCGACATGGTGATGGTCAAGCCCGGCATGCCGTACCTGGACATCGTGCGCCGGGTCAAGGACGAGTTCCGCTTCCCGACCTACGTGTACCAGGTCAGCGGCGAGTACGCGATGCTCAAGGCCGCCGCGCAGAACGGCTGGCTGGACCACGACAAGGTGATGATGGAATCGCTGCTGGCCTTCCGCCGCGCCGGCGCCGACGGCATCCTGACGTATTTCGCGCGCGACGCCGCGCGGCTGCTGCAGGCCTGA
- the yihA gene encoding ribosome biogenesis GTP-binding protein YihA/YsxC, giving the protein MSLLHQARFFITVNHLRDLPATAVPEVAFAGRSNAGKSTAINILCNQKRLAFSSRTPGRTQHINYFSVAPVKAPDPLAFLVDLPGYGYAEVSGSAKYHWQGLLSDYVQTRQQLAGLILMMDARRPFTDLDCQMVEWFLPTGRPIHVLLTKADKLTNSENAKALRETRKMLQGYAEQLETPVPMTAQLFSSLKRRGIEEAQAVIAGWLNLPEARKAEREPAAANSVPPAVPPASDPAA; this is encoded by the coding sequence ATGTCCCTTCTTCACCAGGCCCGCTTCTTCATCACCGTGAACCACCTGCGCGACCTGCCAGCCACGGCCGTGCCCGAGGTGGCGTTCGCCGGGCGTTCCAACGCGGGGAAGTCCACCGCCATCAACATCCTGTGCAACCAGAAGCGGCTGGCCTTCTCGTCCCGCACGCCCGGGCGCACCCAGCACATCAACTATTTCTCGGTGGCGCCGGTCAAGGCGCCCGATCCGCTGGCGTTCCTGGTCGATCTGCCCGGCTACGGCTATGCCGAGGTCTCGGGTTCCGCCAAGTACCACTGGCAGGGCCTGCTGAGCGATTACGTGCAGACCCGCCAGCAACTGGCCGGCCTGATCCTGATGATGGACGCGCGCCGGCCGTTCACGGACCTCGATTGCCAGATGGTCGAGTGGTTCCTGCCCACCGGGCGGCCCATCCACGTGCTGTTGACCAAGGCCGACAAGCTCACCAACAGCGAAAATGCCAAGGCCCTGCGCGAAACCCGCAAGATGCTGCAAGGCTATGCCGAACAGCTGGAGACGCCGGTGCCGATGACGGCGCAGCTGTTCTCCAGCCTGAAGCGCCGCGGCATCGAAGAGGCGCAGGCTGTGATCGCCGGCTGGCTCAACTTGCCGGAAGCGCGCAAGGCGGAACGCGAGCCGGCCGCCGCGAATAGCGTGCCCCCCGCGGTGCCCCCTGCGTCCGATCCGGCCGCGTGA
- a CDS encoding cytochrome c biogenesis protein ResB → MSTASTSGLHLKTSHRVLRDAVELLSSMRFAIALLTVISIASVIGTVLKQNEPYPNYVNQFGPFWAEVFHTLSLQKVYGSWWFLLILAFLVVSTSLCLVRNAPKMIADMRSWKDHVRERSLRAFHHRGEFDGARPRAEAVGRLSALLRNRGYRIKAVEHDGATLLAAKAGAANKAGYILAHTAIVVICLGGLLDGDLLIRAQMWLGDKTPIRGNAVISEIPPQHRLSVNNPGFRGNAYVPEGSTVSTAILNIADGALVQDLPFAITLKKFKVDFYETGMPKLFASDVVVTDRATGKQTEATIKVNEPLIVDGIAIYQSSFEDGGSRLKFVGYPMQGSAHATFKIDGAVGGNKPLAGTGTSADSDGLTVEFSDFRLMNIENVTDASGKPDARGVARKSFNETLDKHLGAAASTDRAKTLRNVGPSVQYKLRDRTGQAREYNNYMVPVQMDGQSVFLAGMRESPSEPFRYLRIPADDQGSVADWMRVRAALQDRALRGEAARRFALASMPGDDKAELRRQLAESALRALDLFAGATRPTPDSPPGGFTAIAAFLEKSVPPAEQQKAADVLLKILNGSMWELWQLARAQDQLPAVANSAQSGAFLQQAINALSDSFFYGAPVFLQLDDFQEIKASVFQLTRAPGKNIVYLGCLLLVLGVFAMFYIRERRVWVWVKEKPADASATGHTGDGDAGSHVLMAMSTQRRTLDFEKEFTALRDDIGRAAGGQSAAQEPAGTPH, encoded by the coding sequence ATGTCGACCGCTTCCACTTCAGGGCTGCACCTGAAGACCTCTCACCGCGTGCTGCGCGACGCGGTCGAATTGTTGTCCTCGATGCGCTTTGCGATCGCGCTGCTGACGGTGATCTCCATCGCCAGCGTGATCGGCACCGTGCTCAAGCAGAACGAGCCGTATCCCAACTACGTCAACCAGTTCGGCCCGTTCTGGGCCGAGGTGTTCCATACGCTGTCGCTGCAGAAGGTCTACGGGTCGTGGTGGTTCCTGCTGATCCTGGCGTTCCTGGTGGTGTCCACCAGCCTGTGCCTGGTGCGCAACGCGCCGAAGATGATCGCCGACATGCGCTCGTGGAAGGACCATGTGCGCGAGCGCAGCCTGCGTGCCTTCCATCATCGCGGCGAGTTCGACGGCGCGCGTCCGCGCGCCGAGGCGGTCGGCCGGCTGTCGGCGTTGCTGCGCAACCGCGGCTACCGCATCAAGGCGGTCGAGCACGACGGCGCCACGCTGCTCGCCGCCAAGGCCGGTGCTGCCAACAAGGCCGGCTATATCCTGGCCCACACCGCCATCGTGGTGATCTGCCTCGGCGGCCTGCTCGACGGCGACCTGCTCATCCGCGCGCAGATGTGGCTGGGCGACAAGACGCCGATCCGCGGCAACGCGGTGATCAGCGAGATCCCGCCGCAGCACCGGCTGTCGGTGAACAATCCCGGTTTCCGCGGCAACGCCTACGTGCCCGAGGGCTCGACCGTCTCCACCGCCATCCTCAACATCGCCGACGGCGCGCTGGTGCAGGACCTGCCCTTCGCGATCACGCTCAAAAAGTTCAAGGTCGACTTCTACGAAACCGGCATGCCCAAGCTGTTTGCCTCGGACGTGGTCGTGACCGATCGCGCCACCGGCAAGCAGACCGAGGCCACCATCAAGGTGAACGAGCCGCTGATCGTCGACGGCATCGCCATCTACCAGTCCAGCTTCGAGGACGGCGGCTCGCGCCTGAAGTTCGTCGGCTATCCGATGCAGGGCAGCGCCCACGCCACCTTCAAGATCGATGGCGCGGTGGGCGGCAACAAGCCGCTGGCCGGCACCGGCACCAGCGCGGACAGCGACGGGCTCACGGTGGAGTTCAGCGACTTCCGGCTGATGAATATCGAGAACGTCACCGATGCCTCGGGCAAGCCCGATGCACGCGGCGTGGCGCGCAAGTCCTTCAACGAGACCCTGGACAAGCACCTGGGCGCCGCCGCCAGCACCGACCGCGCCAAGACGCTGCGCAATGTCGGCCCGTCGGTGCAGTACAAGCTGCGCGACCGCACCGGGCAGGCGCGCGAGTACAACAACTACATGGTGCCGGTGCAGATGGACGGCCAGTCGGTGTTCCTCGCCGGCATGCGCGAGTCCCCGAGCGAGCCGTTCCGCTACCTGCGCATTCCCGCCGACGACCAGGGCAGCGTGGCCGACTGGATGCGCGTGCGCGCCGCGCTGCAGGACCGCGCGCTGCGCGGCGAGGCCGCGCGCCGCTTCGCGCTGGCATCGATGCCTGGTGACGACAAGGCCGAGCTGCGCCGGCAGCTGGCCGAAAGCGCGCTGCGCGCGCTCGACCTGTTCGCGGGGGCGACGCGTCCCACGCCGGATTCGCCGCCGGGCGGCTTCACCGCCATCGCCGCCTTCCTGGAAAAATCGGTGCCGCCGGCCGAGCAGCAGAAGGCCGCCGACGTGCTGCTGAAGATCCTGAACGGCTCGATGTGGGAGCTGTGGCAGCTCGCTCGCGCGCAGGACCAGCTGCCGGCGGTGGCCAACAGTGCCCAGAGCGGCGCGTTCCTGCAGCAGGCCATCAACGCGCTGTCGGATAGTTTCTTCTATGGCGCCCCCGTGTTCCTGCAGCTCGACGACTTCCAGGAAATCAAGGCCAGCGTGTTCCAGTTGACCCGTGCGCCGGGCAAGAACATCGTGTATCTTGGCTGTCTACTGCTGGTGCTGGGCGTGTTCGCGATGTTCTATATCCGCGAGCGCCGGGTCTGGGTCTGGGTGAAGGAAAAGCCCGCCGACGCGTCCGCCACGGGCCACACCGGCGACGGCGATGCCGGCAGCCATGTGCTGATGGCGATGTCGACCCAGCGCCGCACCCTGGATTTCGAGAAGGAATTCACGGCGCTGCGCGACGACATCGGCCGCGCCGCAGGGGGCCAAAGCGCCGCCCAAGAGCCCGCCGGCACTCCCCACTGA
- a CDS encoding c-type cytochrome, with amino-acid sequence MNRIAKILGVLALAVPAAALSGLASAAEQAAAKADPAKGETLYTQGAPDRNVPACLSCHGAAGNSAAAANPKLAAQHPEYVHKQLADFKAKARNNAIMVPMASVLTDEEMRNLGAYLAKQPLKPATAKNKDSIEAGQKIYRAGIAAKGVPACAACHGPAGAGIPAQYPRIGGQWADYTEAQLVAFRQGTRKNNPVMTTIAAKMSDAEIKAVADYVAGVR; translated from the coding sequence ATGAACCGCATTGCGAAGATTCTGGGTGTCCTGGCTCTGGCCGTTCCTGCCGCCGCCCTTTCCGGTCTGGCATCTGCCGCAGAGCAGGCCGCCGCAAAGGCGGACCCCGCCAAGGGTGAAACGCTGTACACGCAAGGTGCCCCCGATCGCAATGTGCCCGCCTGCCTGAGCTGCCACGGTGCCGCCGGCAACAGCGCGGCCGCCGCCAATCCCAAGCTGGCCGCGCAGCATCCCGAGTACGTCCACAAGCAACTCGCCGACTTCAAGGCCAAGGCCCGCAACAACGCGATCATGGTGCCGATGGCGTCGGTGCTGACCGACGAGGAAATGCGCAACCTCGGCGCCTACCTGGCCAAGCAGCCGCTCAAGCCGGCCACCGCCAAGAACAAGGACAGCATCGAAGCCGGCCAGAAGATCTACCGCGCCGGCATCGCCGCCAAGGGCGTGCCGGCCTGCGCTGCCTGCCATGGCCCTGCCGGCGCAGGCATTCCGGCCCAGTATCCGCGCATCGGCGGCCAGTGGGCCGACTATACCGAGGCACAACTGGTGGCATTCCGCCAGGGCACCCGCAAGAACAACCCGGTCATGACGACCATCGCCGCCAAGATGTCGGATGCCGAGATCAAGGCGGTGGCGGACTACGTCGCCGGGGTTCGCTGA
- a CDS encoding magnesium transporter CorA family protein translates to MELLGFSASQVHPLASLTEAGSFLSGNAASLFVWADFSTEEVTAAPDAWREQVRQLAGAPILDLHMADATNAAHPSYFDTTHAYDMVIFRKLTFETSRAIVGAEPQDAAAGGASLTKPPAAEAAARQKRHAPGFLPALAKIDTQPVTFFMFDTVLVTVRSGPSRTIDQVRQRLLELCQAPRPQAVPARGNGQSLLHGIRPPSRPEDLMLRLLNAMVDRYLELRAPLTRQLDRWQRALLNSRRSFSSWEGLLDARIQLRKLEHLSEEQRDALQEFRDSLLDNRYSSDQPGGAANAPGRDEVLLVRINDVMEHIQRVLAHARRLEDSIESAVQIHFSAVAHRTNRTMRALTLITALFMPLTLITGVFGMNFERMPWLQEPQGFWWSIGLMGAVAVVLAALWGLARQLER, encoded by the coding sequence ATGGAGTTGCTAGGTTTCTCAGCGAGCCAGGTACACCCGCTCGCCTCGCTCACCGAGGCGGGCAGTTTCCTGTCAGGCAATGCCGCGTCGCTGTTCGTGTGGGCGGACTTCTCCACCGAAGAGGTCACCGCGGCGCCCGACGCGTGGCGCGAGCAGGTGCGCCAGCTGGCCGGCGCGCCCATCCTCGACCTGCACATGGCCGACGCCACCAACGCCGCGCATCCGTCGTACTTCGATACGACCCATGCGTACGACATGGTGATCTTCCGCAAGCTCACCTTCGAAACCAGCCGCGCCATTGTCGGGGCCGAGCCGCAGGATGCGGCGGCCGGCGGCGCTAGTCTCACCAAGCCGCCCGCGGCCGAGGCAGCGGCCCGCCAGAAGCGTCATGCGCCTGGCTTCCTGCCGGCACTGGCCAAGATCGATACCCAGCCGGTCACGTTCTTCATGTTCGACACCGTGCTGGTCACGGTGCGCTCCGGGCCGTCGCGCACCATCGACCAGGTGCGCCAGCGGCTGCTCGAGCTGTGCCAGGCGCCGCGTCCGCAAGCCGTGCCTGCGCGTGGCAACGGCCAGTCGCTGCTGCATGGCATCCGTCCGCCGAGCCGGCCCGAGGACCTGATGCTGCGTCTGCTCAACGCCATGGTCGACCGCTACCTGGAGCTGCGCGCGCCGCTGACGCGCCAGCTCGACCGCTGGCAGCGCGCGCTGCTGAACTCGCGCCGCAGCTTCTCCAGCTGGGAAGGCCTGCTCGATGCCCGCATCCAGCTGCGCAAGCTGGAACACCTGAGCGAGGAGCAGCGCGACGCGCTGCAGGAATTCCGCGACAGCCTGCTCGACAACCGCTACAGCAGCGACCAGCCCGGCGGCGCGGCCAATGCGCCGGGGCGCGACGAAGTGCTGCTGGTGCGCATCAACGACGTGATGGAGCATATCCAGCGGGTGCTGGCGCATGCGCGCCGGCTGGAGGATTCGATCGAATCGGCGGTGCAGATCCACTTCTCGGCGGTCGCGCACCGCACCAACCGCACCATGCGCGCGCTGACGCTGATCACGGCGCTGTTCATGCCGCTGACGCTGATCACCGGCGTCTTCGGCATGAACTTCGAGCGCATGCCGTGGCTGCAGGAGCCGCAGGGCTTCTGGTGGTCGATCGGCCTGATGGGTGCCGTGGCGGTGGTCCTGGCGGCGCTGTGGGGACTGGCGCGGCAGCTGGAGCGCTAG